The genome window TGTTTGTTTCTGACTAATGTGAATTGACACTTGGAGTTCAGAGATAACCTTATTTGAATAAAGATGCATATTTTTAGtaagcctttttcttttgatttgggACACGCCAGTGAAATCCAAGCAAGTGTATTTGAAGCACTCCTTATCCTCTGCTGTTCAGAGAGTTTGAATGCGTTGAGATCTGGGTTCACTCCTACCTGATACTGGAGTTAATGACATTCAGAGGCTGAGGTTCTGCCTGCAAGTGAAGAGACAGATGACTGCCATTGGTTAGAAAGATACGCTGAATCCAGCCTCGGTTCATTCTGTAGGAAGGGATTATATCCTCTGTGTTGCAGTCTAACGCAAGAGTGACTCTAACCTAAAGGTAAGAGATTCACCTAAAAGCCTTGTGTTAAGGGTGTCAGACTTGCCTTGAGTATCAGACAGTTAGGGTCAAATGTAAAGTAGTATGTCAACTTCTAAGTCTCTTAACAGCAAATAGAGTTGCTTGCTGGCTGCTTTGAGTATACAAAGTACCTCATTTTTCTGAGCTGAAGGTTGTCTATATCTCTGAAGTTCTTTCTCCAGATTACCCTAACTGCTGCCGCATCAGTGCTCTGCTCCTGTTTGTTGGAATACAACATGCTTACCCAAAACAAGTCAGTCTGTGTTGTCTTGGtttgctttgtggttttttgtatttttgtggttttttgggggggggtgggttaTTTTTGTGTTCTGTCCAGTAAACTGTGTGTGTCTTTGGTAACCTCCCACAGGAAGAGTAAGAATTCCCTCATTGACCATTGTATTCCGCCAGCCAGGAGCAATTTCTCTAATAGGTGGAGGAGAGGAACCTTCAATTAAAGCTGTTCAAGCCCAgaaagccttaaaatatttacttctctctttctgtgcaAGTGATCTAATGTTCCAACTTACATAAAAGGCAGCATCCTCTTCTGGAGGGATGGTGGGGAGGGGACAATGTTGGTCCTTTCAAAGAACACTTGGATACTTCTGAATTTTGTGATTGGCGCTGTCGGCTGTGACTGTTTTGGGAACAAGGTTTCTAGAAAAGGCTGTTAGTTGGAATGCTTCCCTGCCTATAGAATTTTTTGTGCTGGTCTCTCTGTGAGGCTTTTAGATTTTGCCGGTTTTGAGACTGACTTCTATTCTGGGGTTGGAGATGCCTGTGTTCTTTCGGTATGAAACACAGGCTCTTTTTAATATCACCCAGGTCCATCAGATAAGAGTAACTGAGCCTTTAATTTTGATTTCACTTAAGCTAGGGGGAAAGGATGTtgatttaaagcaaaagaagtGGCCACAGGAGCACTTAATTGGCAGCTGTCTGTATGTTTTCATTAAGCCTGTGATCTCTATAATCAACAAAAAGCTGTCAGTGGTTTGTAACTTCAGTATAGGCAGTGGTTAAAGCACCTGTCAGGAATGGGAATTATTCTGGAGGTACTGGTCCTTGTTGACACCCAAGGTAGGTGCTTAAAACTGATGCTTTAGGTACTCTGTAAGCAATTGGTTCCTTATCAGTTTGAGTGTTTATTCATTACTTGTATACACAGATTTGTGATAAGTATTTAAACGCACAATGGAGTAAGCAACTCGCTAGCTACCCGCGTAGTGTCTTAAAAAGCTTTGTCATTCGGCTCTTTTGTGTTTCTTAGCAGTTTCCAGTGCCAATAGGGCCAGTAACTTTTAAAGCACTTTCGTTGTCTTCAATTTTGAATCTAAGGTTGGAAAGCCTTTTGCTGTTAGGAAGGTTTATGAGACATCTCTCAAGACCTGGAGGGCAAGATCTCTGAGGTTCTCAGCAATCGCTTCTCAGTAGGTTCTGTGAAAGAATAGCTTTTAGGGAGAAAAGGTGGTGGTAGTGATGTTTTTAGAGGGATCAAAGACTACAGCCAAGACTTACGCCCAAGTTTAGGgaagcttttcttcagcaaagaCCGATAGCACAAAGTTTAACAGATAGACTTCCCATACACTTAAAGAAGACTATGAGACCTAATGCCGCAAAAATCAGCGTTGCATGTCGTATTTGCCAAGTGCACGGTACAGATAGAATTCTAAATGAAGATGAGCCAACCGATGCAGGTGGACTCAAGGCATTTGGCACTAAGTAGGGATGTTGTGGGACAGCATTCTAACATTTAATCAAGTTCTGtcaaagcacaaagaaaatgcTAACAATCAATAGTTATATTTATCTGATCTTAAACTTCTTTTGTAGCATGCTTTTCTGTCATGCCTACCATACTGCCACTGAACGCGTGCATTTTAGGATCAGTGCATAAACAGTGCTAATATATTTAACCTGTTCAATGGTTTTTGCAAGCTGCTGAAAACCTCTTTGTGATTTGTATGTGGTTCATGCAGTATTTCTTCACCACTTCTGTGCCGCGTACTTGTGTAAGATACAGCTTGGCTGTGGAGCTGAAGCAGATTGAGAAGATGGTCTTGCAGCTTCTGGTGTCCATGTTGCCAGTTTCTGTTGTTAGCTGTTGTAAGTAGTGGAGGCGAAGGTCAGCAAGACCAAAACTTTATCCAGAGTTGTGATGCTGTCTTTCTGTAGACACCATCTATTTCTAGAGATGTCTGAATTGACCAAGCACCTTCTCCCCTCGCTTaagattttctgtcttctgctctTGAGATCCACTGTGTTCTGAGCAGTGTGGGGCAAGTCACTTATGTGGGTCAGGCTGTAGTTCAGGACCTAGGGATTGATTTTTGTCAGGGGCTTATTCTTGGAGCAGTATTTAACTCAACCAGTTTtctagaaataagcattttttaaaatttcttccttttaaagtcGGCTGCATAACAGGGAGAGGCTCTTGTGGTCTTGTTCCGGGTCATGGGGTTGCCACTACTGCTCAGCAGAATGCTCATCCAAAGACTGTCCTCCCCCTGAAAGAGATGCTAGATCAGGCCTGTttgcatgacttttcaaataccAGCAAAATGACCAAGGCCTTGGTTTAAGCAGAAGGCAAAAGGGTTCCAGGTTAGAACCATCTCTGCTTGTCCACATGGTCTCCAGGCTGGGAAAACGGTTTGAAAGTACCATTGAgcagagtcaggcagcacttaCCAGGTGATAGAGTGACACGATGGTACGGCGATAGCAAAGGTCATGCTGCATTCTGCCGGAACTAGCGTGTCTGCACAGCTAAGGCTGACCTGCAGTCGGCCCGCAGCACTAGCTAGCTGTCGGCTCTTTTGAACAGCCTTCTCTAAAATGCCgaagggtggggggaaaaaagggatgCCGTCAGCCGTTCTGCCCTTTAAAATGCCTCAGAGAGGCAGCAGACTAAACCAGGGAAGTCTTTGGACGTAACAGAAAGTCAGACTGACTTTGCCAGGCCCATTTTGAAGTAATTCTTTGAGGTAGGAGCAGTGATACCTTACATATAAACTTGATGCtggatttttagtttttaaattttgccaGATGACTAATTTTATGCATTCAGCTTCAGACCAATGCACGCTCAAGTTTAACGTTCTCTGCTTAAATTGGGATCAGCTATCTAATGTCTATGATCTCAGTTCTGCTAGCCATTTGGGCAAATACAACACAGTTTTGGTAATCAAGGTCAGAGTTGGTCAGATGTAAAAAGCTGATTCTTCCCACAAATTCTTGCAACTTATGCATAGTTCTGAAAGTGCATAGTGAttataaaaatcaattttgatttaagaaaaatgctttctagGTGTTTGTAGTATATCAGAGTAGTTTTGTTGTGACTTGGAATTCTTGCTTCTGAGTGATACtccatttcaaaaagaaattttaagtttCTTGTTTAATCACTAAAATCTGGGATTACAGAatgttctacttttttttctctttttttttttttttaatagtaacaGGTCTGCTTTAATTAGAATGGCTCTAATACCGATTAAAGCATTAGGCAAACTGAAATCCTCCCATCTCTCAGTGAAATTATGAGTGCTGGGAGAACCCTTTAGATAATCAAAATTACAGAATATTTCATTAAGGCATGCACAGTCAGTCATAGTAGGATAAACGCTCAAAGCCCCAAATCGTGAACTTTCACGGCCTAGCAGATGATGTTCTTTCCCAAAATAGTCTATGATCTAGGTAGCAGATCCTGCAAATCTTCACCTGAATAGACCTGGTGAGGATAATGATGTGAATTAAAGTTTGAAAGATGAGGACCTACACAAGCAATCCACAAACAAAAGGTATCAAGGCTCTGTTATAGCATATAGATTCAGTCAGATTAATTTCTCCTTTACTGACAGTGAAGATTAAAAACACTAGGTGTTCTATGCAGCCCCAGTCAGTGGTGATCTAGACGGAAATAGCCTGGGGAAGAGTTGAAATAAACCCTAAGGAATGAAAAGTAGGAAGATatgatttgctttttctgtgattactttcttgaagaaaaaaaaagtggtgatGGCAGTAATGCCCCATTCATCTGTGAAACAAGCCAACCATATGAGATGgggatgaagaaaaacaattcagTATACTTTCTGTCTAATGTGGTAAAATATTAATGGATGAAAAggattgtggtttttttgcttaatgAAGAATTCCAGTTTTCAAATCTCATTTGATTGTGTAAATACAAAAGGGTTTTTCTGCTCAGTAGCCCAAATTTTATGATTTTACTATGGCCATTTAGTCAACCAGATTTTTAATTCAGACCTGTTGTGTTCCAGggaatgttttcatttctgtgataGTGAGAGCTTCAAGACCAAAGAAGTCAAAATGCTGTTGCACActataattgattttttttttgtgtgtgtgtacaatTACCTTAAGgtattaatataaaaaataggTAGCTGCATCTAACAATTTTTTTGGAGTAATCTGAACCATCTGCCTCTAGATATTAAGGAGTTCACTCTTTAATCCAGATTATGGCTGACAAACTGGTTTTGGCATTCATGTTTCACTAGCATTGTGCCCTTGAAGAGCTGATGTGGCTGTAGAAACTCTCTTGCTTACAGTTAttggttttgaaaacatttttgttttggtttggctttctTGTAGTTGTTTTCCTATAGCTCCTTTTTCCTTGAGAAGATGGCCTTTCTAATGAAAAGTATGTTGAGCAACCAGGTAAAAAATTTGGGACTTGgaggtggaggggaagaaagcaaagaagaaagcactCCTTCtgatccagcagcagctgcaggaatgACCAGAGAGGAGTATGAGGAATATCAAAAGCAAGTGGTTGAGGAGAAGTGAGTACCTGTTCCCTTATTATCAATACGGGGATGATTCGTGGTAACTTTGTGCAGATCAAAATAACCCAAGAAAAAGCCAAACATTCAtatctcttccctttttttaaagcagaagaatcTTTGCTAAAGAgactttccaaaataaaagttCACCAGCTggaaatgataaaatattatgTTCCCCCTTTTCCCCGCCTCATCCTGCAACTGTCTCCTACACTTTCCTGCTATCTCCACACCTTGATATGCTGGATTCGCTCCTAGTTGATGTTACCTTATCTATCAAATTTTTCTGTAGGCAGAAAGCTGTTTGTAGTGCaagagttaattttaaaatgtgtatgaTTTGTTCTTCTAGAACTCCACGTACACTTTCAATACATAATCTTTTCTTTGTCCACATTTATTATGCTAGACATGGAAAAGTATTAGTGCTATGTTAAATGGATGATATTTATCTAGAGAAAAGTTTTAAGATGGTTATTTTTCATAGttacattttcagttcttttttctaaaattactAAACAAAGCAGAACTTTTCGACTGATTAAatctcaattttattttgtctgtaatTATAATCTTTACCACTTGCTGcatttaaatatcaaaacagaagtaaaataaaggTCTTTACATGTAGGAGTTCAAATCATGcataattataaataaaacaatttacttttaaatctCAAATGCATCTGTTCCTCTAATGGTCAATTACATAATGGTTGTGTAAATCCTTCATGTAAGATGATTATAGGTGAAAGGTTAATGACTGATGGAATTTGAGGTATCCAGGGCTGTATATAGCAGCAGCCATTTCTATCGTAAAACCTTGAATAGATATAGTTTGGTTTGGAATAAAATAACCATCTGTTTTGCTGTGCATTTTGTCAAGGGATATTTAGAAGGCAACCACCTGCTAGCAGGAAGATGCTTTACTGAGACTGAGAAGTAAAATGGGATTCCTGGGACAGAGAAAGtgcttgtaaaaataattatttctataaTGTTTTCGAGTGTGGCGTGTGTCCATTACCTGATGAACTGTACTGAGGAATCGGTGCAGGAGTACTTCTGAAAGTACAGTTTGGAACTATAACAGGAACATCTGAAGTactttcaaacaaacaaaaattatctcAGGACAGGGCACACGGGTGTGGTTATGTAAATGTGTGTAAAAAATCTTTGTCCTGGAGAGAGCATCTGTCTCAGGGCTCTCTGGATTTTGCCGAGTTTTCAGCTGTACAAGAGTGGAGATCAGCAAGACGTTCCAACTTCTCTGGAGTCATACTCAGGCAGAGTTTGGCCTTTCATGCATGACCCTCCTGGCTTTGATTTCTCCtcaggttttgggtttgggtttctttttttgtgattaAACCACAAAAATGCAGAGATTGCTGTTTCTCAGGGAAATCTATAATAGGCAGGAACAAGCAGGTGGCTTGTGCTGGCAGTCTCCAGCACGGTCGCGTAGAATTTGCTTCCAGCCTCACAAGAGTTTAAGCGAAAGGGGACCACCAGTTTGTGCTGTACATCACAGGCTCTTGACTGTCGCACAAGTACTCATATACCTGTTTCCTCATCCTACAAAGCTTCATGTTCCACAGGACGTATTAGATCCTCCAGAACAAAGAGGTGTAAGATTAGGCCAGACACTAGGACTCAGGCAATGGTGGGAGATTGGCTGAGTGAGTTTTGCCAGATCTTCCCATGATGCCAGGACAAGTGAAAAGCTCAAATCTACCTGAGCAGAAAatctcctcctgcccctcagcCTCATAAGACACCTAAAGAGATGTGTACTAATGCTGCCTGCATTGCCCCGTGGGAACACATCCCAATACCGGCTCTGGCTGCTAACGGCACCTCCAGAGACGGAGTGGCcaacagaagaggaaagttGAAAACGAGGGGGAAAACATGCCAGAAGGGctcaaaaaaatctctttccaaTCTTCCCATCAGTGACTGGCCGAAAGAAGTTTAAGACAGCTTCCAGTTAATataaacctctttttttcttcttcttccttttttttttttttttttttttttttttttttgagagagagaaagaagaaaaaaccccaaaaactcATTTGtggaagcaggggaaaaaataatgtttcatcTTGCAAGTAGCTTTTATGTGGCAAAATCCTATACTGGAACAAAATCAGTTCTGCCTGAGAATTTCCATGACAATGCTtcgggggggaaaaaaaagattaaatgggcggggggcagggggaagtgAATGTTATCAAGTGTTACCAAAAATCTTTGAGGAGAcacattttgcaaataaatacataagtAATCTAAACAAAAATTGTGCTGAACAATTCTTAAATctaatgaaagcattttttattaGGAGGACTAAGTGCTTTTTCACACAGGGAAGCTGTGGAATTCATAGCAGTAGGATGTTCTGAAACAATAAATGGATGCAGGAAAAATCATAGGTAACAGAGGCCATCCAGGGATATTAAAAGTAGTGATGTAGAGCCAATTTCCAGCTCCAGTGCCCTACGCCACTGATTTTTGGAAGGTGGGCAGTTTTGATACAGGATGCTTATCCTCTTAAATTCTTTCTCTAAGTGTCCGCTACTGTTGGAGATGGGACTCTAGGATAGGTAAACCTTTGGTCTGACGCAGAAGGACCGTTCTGctcttgtgtgtgtgttgtaCTATGAGCATGTCAAGCCTGTAGAACAGGAGCATTGGCCAGCAGCCGTCCCTCTCGAAGTGCCCCAGTGGAATAAGCAAGGAACAAGTGTAACTTCTTCTTACTGGAATTGTACATTGTTATAGTGAGTAATAACAGCTACTACAGGTACAAACTTCAGACAAATAGTATTGGCTTATCCTTCATTCTTCACAAGACTCAAGGGAACTGTTCTGAGAACAAGCTTGGAATAAAGGAAGTCTGGCCCCTTGGCATCATTTTGTTGATATCACTGCTTTTGGACAAGTTACGTAACTTTGGGAATAACTCCTGTGTGTAGCTTTTTGCAGCCGAGCAACTGGTTCAGTGTAAAAGACCTTATTTTACTAGTGTCATGAATGTCatgaataaacatttttttctgatttctagGATGGAAAGAGATGCGgcatttgcacagaaaaaagcagagcGAGCCTGTCTGAGGGTTCATCTGAGAGAAAAGTACAGACTCCCTAAGGTAAGCCTGTAGTTCATGATCTCATCTAGTTCAGTGgccaattttaaaacaaaatgacaaCCAACACAGAGTTCTGAAAATGCCAAGTTGCCTTAATCAGTGGGATCCACACTGCAGCTCAGTTCAGAAATGGAGGAGGCTGGAGCCATGATTTTCCCTAGTGACCGCTTCTTTTagacccttttttttctctgctcagtAGAGTATTCTAACAGAAAGATTCTTGTAATCGCTGTCTATACTGTCAGGTGTGAAACAGGTGACTAGGCAAGTTGAGTGTCCAGTCtgattttgtctttcagttaGTATGTGTTCTCAGCAACAtgcaacagtttaaaaaaaaagctataagCAAAGTCCCTGAAAACTCCTCTACTCCTCTACATTTGAGTTCTGCTAAACTTCTGAGGGTTCATTTTTACTGCCTTCTTCCAAGAAGTGCAAGCAAACTGTCCACTCTGACACTGTTTGTCAAATACTCCCAGGAAAAACATAATATAGACAACAGAAGCTTCAAGCAACAGATAAATGTGGAGGTTTGTtaaaagcaggcagcagctccaaTCGCTTCTGGATCATGACAGAAAGCACAGTTAGCATTTAGGTTGATagtattttcctgaaataaaaacacGTGGATACAAACAAGGATAGTTCTCTACTGTACTTCAAGTGTTTTCTTGGTTTAGAGGGAAGACTTGCtcacttgtttattttctgattgttttccatgttttcagGGATTTAGCTGCAGAACTCTTGTTTATAAAAGGTTTATCAAAGTACAGGCTTTAGCACTTAGCCTATACTAAACATCCACAGatctttcctatttaaaaaaaaaagttatttttaatatgctggGGAAGGTTTCCTGTTGGAGGATGGTGATGCTTCTATAATGAAAAAAGCTGGTATCTCTTCTAGGACTATGGGCCGGAATTGAAGTGAGCTAAGGGAGCAAGAGCCAGAGAAGGATTCTGGTGAGGAATCAGGGAAGATTAGCCCATAGCAGAAACGTTAAGTGAATTCTTTGCATTCATTTTCACTGCAGGATCACTATGAAGGTCCCTAGCTAGGTTTCCCTATGACAGTCTCTTATATGGGGGTGAATCAGGGGAATTTTCTCAGCTCAGTGCTGTCAGAGGAGGTTGTTAAACAGTGTACAGTACACCAAGGCCAGAGGGTATTTACCCAAGAATTCTAAAGGGTTTTGAATTATGAATTGCCTAACTTCCTGAGGCACGTAGTCTGTCGTTCAACCTCAAAAGATCGAAGATGTTATGACATTTTCCAAAAAAGTCTTCAAGGGATACAGGGAACAACAAATGAGTGACTGACTTCTgtaagggaaaggaaggagaactATTAAAGACAGCTAGCAGGTATATGGGCAAAAACTCTGTggtgggaagaagagaaataagACTTTTGTACCAGACAGCCCAGCCTTTCAAATCTATAAGCATGCTCTGAAGGGATGACTAATCATATGGGTGAAAATTactagtttggtttttttaaaaaaaaaaaagttggacaGATTCCTTCCCCAAAAACTCTTTAAAGACAACAGACTGTGATAGGGTGTGACAGAAGGTCCATGAAGTAttgaatattattttacattcattttgaAGAATTGACTGAAGACTTTTTGTGCAAGTTAGTTTGGGGCCTTTACTACTGTGCATTTAGGGGCTCCCTAAAATTTGAGATTCTGCTCTGGGCCATGGAGTTGAAAGGCTTTGTGTTTGTCTGTGACTTTCTGGCACTTGGTTGTGGCGTGTGGGTGTGGCCCACTTGCACTTTTCAGTTTTGTCCAGAGTGCGTTGCACTTTTTGCTCCAGCACAAAGTAAACTGGGTCTCTGTGCTTGGAAAAGttgttattttgttattttgtaaGCTTCTTCCATGAGCAGGAGACAGGTAATATAGGACAGAGTAGTCCCTGTAGGGGTTTGGATCATGCATCTGCTCTGAACTACTACTACTTGAAGATGTTAGCGTTTTTGAAGATTTAATTTATATCCCACAAGGAAGCATTTGGTGGTCCTTAGCATTTTGAGAGCTTGTTTATATTACTAGTACTCACCTGCCAGCTCTCCATCTTTACCGCTTATTTCCTGATCAGTACTTTCCAGTGCATTTCTGATTAATTAAAATGGAGGAAGGTAAAGAATCCATCCTGTCTAAATTTAGCTGGTAAATACTGACATTCTTAACTCAAGCAGGTCATTTAGGGACTCTGTCATCAATGAAAAGAGACCAGCGCTCCTAGCTTCATCTATCCAAACTTTAAAATAAGTGTTTAAGGTAGAGTTGGGTCATTTTCCAGTGGCACGTGCCTCTTGCAGAGGGAGGCCAGGTTGCTATCTTAGATCAGACAGCTGAAGTCAGGTGAGATCTATTCCACCCCTAAGAGCCTGGTTCTTCCAATGTTGTAGCTGGAATTAACAAACAACCCGATCTTTGATTCTGTGCTCACAAACCTGAGCTTGAATCTGAACTTAGTGTGGCCGTGGAGGGCACTGGATGTCTGGACAGGGTCCCTGGTCATTGCCAGCTTGATGCCCTCAACTGGAGAAATGTAGGAAAGATGTGTAGGAAGCTGCTGGTGAGGAGCAAaggaacaggagagatcagagTGTGATCTCAGTCTTACTGACGGCAGAGTGAACAGATGGGCATTTTGGTGGGCCTTGCAACTTTTGACTTGGTTCACCAGGCACTGTAGAGGCCTACACCAGTGAAATAAATGCACCAGAAGGCACTAAAGTTTCCAGGAGAGCAAGAAATGGCAGGTTGGAGGGTTGTCTTTGCTAGAGTCAATACTGTCTTAAGGAGAGTTATACATAGTTCCAGAGACTgtgtaatcacagaatcacaggctggtggggggtgggaagggacctctggagatcaccgTATCCAGCcctctgctggagcagg of Phalacrocorax aristotelis chromosome W, bGulAri2.1, whole genome shotgun sequence contains these proteins:
- the CPLX4 gene encoding complexin-4, translating into MAFLMKSMLSNQVKNLGLGGGGEESKEESTPSDPAAAAGMTREEYEEYQKQVVEEKMERDAAFAQKKAERACLRVHLREKYRLPKSELDENQIQMAGDDVGLPEDLQKMVAEDQVEEEDKDSILGQLQNIQNMDMDAIKEKAQATFTEMKQAAEQKCSVM